A genome region from Hippopotamus amphibius kiboko isolate mHipAmp2 chromosome 1, mHipAmp2.hap2, whole genome shotgun sequence includes the following:
- the PHYKPL gene encoding 5-phosphohydroxy-L-lysine phospho-lyase isoform X2 codes for MDFSLSVCRHGHPSVVCPHSNSCRLFFPEDPIKIVRGQGQYMYDEQGAEYIDCINNVAHVGHCHPLVVQAAHAQNQVLNTNSRYLHDNIVDYAQRLSETLPEKLCVFYFLNSGSEANDLALRLARQYTGHWDVVVLDHAYHGHLSSLIDISPYKFRDLDGQKEWVHVAPLPDTYRGPYREDHPNPAVAYASEVKRVVSRAQEKGRKIAAFFAESLPSVGGQIIPPAGYFPEVAGHIRKAGGVFVADEIQVGFGRVGRHFWAFQLQGEDFVPDIVTMGKSIGNGHPVACVATTEAVARAFEATDVEYFNTFGGSPVSCAVGLAVLDVLEKEQLQAHAACVGSFLMELLGQQKAKHPILGDIR; via the exons ATGGATTTCTCCCTTTCAGTCTGCAGACATGGCCATCCATCCGTTGTCTGTCCCCACAGCAATTCCTGCAGGCTCTTTTTTCCTGAGGATCCTATTAAGATTGTGCGGGGCCAAGGGCAGTACATGTACGATGAGCAGGGGGCAGAATACATCGATTGCATCAACAATGTGGCTCACG TTGGGCACTGCCACCCTCTCGTGGTCCAGGCAGCACACGCACAGAACCAGGTGCTCAACACCAACAGCCGATACCTGCACGACAACATCGTGGATTATGCGCAGAGGCTGTCAGAGACCCTACCGGAGAAGctctgtgtgttttatttcctGAATTCTGG GTCAGAAGCCAACGACCTGGCCCTGAGGCTGGCGCGCCAGTACACAGGACACTGGGATGTGGTGGTATTAGATCA tGCTTATCACGGGCACCTGAGTTCCCTGATCGACATCAGCCCCTACAAGTTCCGGGACCTGGATGGCCAGAAGGAGTGGGTCCACGTG GCACCTCTCCCAGACACCTACCGGGGCCCCTACCGGGAAGACCACCCCAATCCAGCTGTGGCCTATGCCAGCGAGGTGAAACGTGTGGTCAGCCGCGCACAGGAGAAGGGCAGGAAG ATTGCAGCGTTCTTTGCTGAGTCTCTGCCCAGCGTTGGAGGGCAGATCATACCCCCTGCTGGCTACTTCCCAGAAGTGGCAGG GCACATCCGCAAGGCCGGAGGGGTCTTTGTTGCAGACGAGATTCAAGTGGGCTTTGGCCGCGTAGGCAGGCACTTCTGGGCCTTCCAGCTGCAGGGGGAAGACTTTGTCCCCGACATTGTCACCATGGGCAAGTCCATTGGCAACGGCCACCCTGTAGCCTGTGTGGCCACAACAGAAGCTGTGGCGAGGGCATTTGAAGCCACCGACGTCGAGTACTTCAACACG TTTGGGGGCAGCCCAGTGTCCTGCGCCGTGGGGCTGGCCGTCTTGGATGTCTTGGAGAAGGAGCAGCTGCAAGCTCACGCTGCCTGTGTGGGCAGCTTCCTGATGGAGCTCCTTGGACAGCAGAAAGCCAAACATCCCATCCTCGGGGACATCAGGTGA
- the PHYKPL gene encoding 5-phosphohydroxy-L-lysine phospho-lyase isoform X1, translated as MAADLRGKAATLALRRRLLSNSCRLFFPEDPIKIVRGQGQYMYDEQGAEYIDCINNVAHVGHCHPLVVQAAHAQNQVLNTNSRYLHDNIVDYAQRLSETLPEKLCVFYFLNSGSEANDLALRLARQYTGHWDVVVLDHAYHGHLSSLIDISPYKFRDLDGQKEWVHVAPLPDTYRGPYREDHPNPAVAYASEVKRVVSRAQEKGRKIAAFFAESLPSVGGQIIPPAGYFPEVAGHIRKAGGVFVADEIQVGFGRVGRHFWAFQLQGEDFVPDIVTMGKSIGNGHPVACVATTEAVARAFEATDVEYFNTFGGSPVSCAVGLAVLDVLEKEQLQAHAACVGSFLMELLGQQKAKHPILGDIRGVGLFIGVDLIKDEATRTPATQEADYVVTRLKENYILLSTDGPGRNVLKFKPPMCFSLDNARHVVAKLDAILTDMEEKVRSCETLRLQP; from the exons ATGGCCGCGGACCTGCGCGGCAAGGCCGCGACGCTGGCCCTGAGGCGGCGGCTGCTCAG CAATTCCTGCAGGCTCTTTTTTCCTGAGGATCCTATTAAGATTGTGCGGGGCCAAGGGCAGTACATGTACGATGAGCAGGGGGCAGAATACATCGATTGCATCAACAATGTGGCTCACG TTGGGCACTGCCACCCTCTCGTGGTCCAGGCAGCACACGCACAGAACCAGGTGCTCAACACCAACAGCCGATACCTGCACGACAACATCGTGGATTATGCGCAGAGGCTGTCAGAGACCCTACCGGAGAAGctctgtgtgttttatttcctGAATTCTGG GTCAGAAGCCAACGACCTGGCCCTGAGGCTGGCGCGCCAGTACACAGGACACTGGGATGTGGTGGTATTAGATCA tGCTTATCACGGGCACCTGAGTTCCCTGATCGACATCAGCCCCTACAAGTTCCGGGACCTGGATGGCCAGAAGGAGTGGGTCCACGTG GCACCTCTCCCAGACACCTACCGGGGCCCCTACCGGGAAGACCACCCCAATCCAGCTGTGGCCTATGCCAGCGAGGTGAAACGTGTGGTCAGCCGCGCACAGGAGAAGGGCAGGAAG ATTGCAGCGTTCTTTGCTGAGTCTCTGCCCAGCGTTGGAGGGCAGATCATACCCCCTGCTGGCTACTTCCCAGAAGTGGCAGG GCACATCCGCAAGGCCGGAGGGGTCTTTGTTGCAGACGAGATTCAAGTGGGCTTTGGCCGCGTAGGCAGGCACTTCTGGGCCTTCCAGCTGCAGGGGGAAGACTTTGTCCCCGACATTGTCACCATGGGCAAGTCCATTGGCAACGGCCACCCTGTAGCCTGTGTGGCCACAACAGAAGCTGTGGCGAGGGCATTTGAAGCCACCGACGTCGAGTACTTCAACACG TTTGGGGGCAGCCCAGTGTCCTGCGCCGTGGGGCTGGCCGTCTTGGATGTCTTGGAGAAGGAGCAGCTGCAAGCTCACGCTGCCTGTGTGGGCAGCTTCCTGATGGAGCTCCTTGGACAGCAGAAAGCCAAACATCCCATCCTCGGGGACATCAG GGGCGTTGGGCTCTTCATTGGTGTGGATCTGATCAAAGATGAAGCCACGAGGACGCCAGCAACCCAAGAGGCTGACTACGTGGTGACCAG GCTGAAGGAGAACTACATTTTGTTGAGCACAGATGGCCCCGGGAGGAACGTCCTAAAGTTTAAGCCCCCAATGTGTTTCAGCTTGGACAATGCACGACATGTGGTAGCAAAGCTGGATGCCATCCTGACAG ACATGGAAGAGAAAGTAAGAAGTTGTGAGACACTGAGGCTCCAGCCCTGA